The genomic interval CTCATGGAATCACATTCCAGTAAGCTGCTGCTAGTAtggaaaaaaatactccctGATTTTTGTTCAAAACATGATGAGAATTGTTTCTGAGGCTTTCGGTTCTTGATTTGCCTGATGATAGTTTACTTGCGGTTTCATGGATTGAAACCCTTCAAAAATCCTTTACATCTCTTCTAATAGTTGTTTCAGACTTTCAATGAAGCAGGGTATCTTTTGTTgaaatgccaaaatttagttaTCATTTTGTTGTTTGCTCCTTGTGGCTTCAATCATAGCCATGTTTtgcttcttaaaaaaaattctgcgagtaaaaaaaaagttatcttCAGTAAATGTGAAGACGAGTTTATGCTATTTAAGTAAATGTGAAGTCAGAGGCTGAATTTTAGCCATATATTTGTGTTCCTACTTCACAATGCATTTTTATAGTTTCCAATTATCTTCTGTCTTTGTGCCTTGCACGATGTATTGTCTTGCATTCCATTTGAATTATATATTCATTGTTTAGCTGATATTAGCAGCTGTACTAGTGCAGGTAGTAACAGAACGGGACGAAAGCTCAGAGGAGCGTTTGTTTCCAAAGACCAGGCTTCTTTCTGATATTCTGAGCTCTTCGGCTTCTTCTAATGCGAACACAAATGCTTCACCCAAGCCTACAAgtattcatctttttttttctaaatttcacaaaactacaaatactaTGActaatctatcacaaaactacatatttaactcGGTGCATCACAAAACTAAACATTTAACACCAAGTTTATCgtaaaactacacatttaagatgaagtgtcacaaaactacatgtttttagtaactaaattatcacaaaactataggtttagaaCCAATTTAGTCATAAAACaataatgtttatagctccaGCATAATAGtggtgctagggatttaaactctaaaagttATAGTTTGTGATAacttaaatattaaatatgcagttttgtgatacttaaccTTAAATaggttaaatctatagttttgtgataaatatggtgttaaatctgtagttttgtgatacgtcttaaatctgtagttttatgattgTTTGATAaaaatacatgtagttttatgaaatttactaaaaaaaaaacaagtattcATATAAACTGCACTGAAGTTTGTGGACCTTCTGCAGGCAAGTTTCATGATGCACCAGACAACCAAATACAGGACAGAAAGAGAGATCACCCAGAATCACCCGAGCCTTCTCCTGCAGATACACTCAAAAGGCTCAGGGTGAATGGGCGCATAGCTCTAAACAGAGTCATGGATCGTCGAACATTGAGTTCCCAACCAATCTCAAGGGAAGGATTAGTTGATATACAAGTGTCAGGTCCTACAGTACTGACACGAGAAGCAAATGCTGTAGTTGGCAACATTTCAGGTGATGAATGTGCATGTTTTGTATGCAGCGAAGAGTTCCCAAAGGGGTGATTTGTGGCGCTCCATATCATTTGTTTTAAGCAACAGGAAGCGGCACCTTTTCGTTTTAAGCAACACTTGTTAACAAAAGTGCGCAGCTTTGGGTTTCTTGCGAAGTGTAGCTAACGAGTAACCTGGTACCACCAAATATCGACGAAACCATTTGCTATATCATTTAATAGTATTATTATCAAGTATAGCTTTTAAAGTATATCCCATGCGATTACAAGATGCAGTGCAACTCCATGGTGAAAAGTGGCAATTCGGAACGGAAACAAACGAGATATGCAAAGCATCCTATGCAGTATGTCGAATTGCTCTAATAATATCGCGTTGAACAGATACTGCTACCTTCGCCTGCTTCCTTCTACTCGAGCTTCTCTTCAGAGGGACCATGAACCCAATGTGCCCTCCACACGATCGAGTGTGAAAGAAGTCGCTCTGTTGAGTAACCTTCAACTTGCAACTGCGCAAAGGGGAGAAAACTAATCATCATCAGTAGAAGACAACTGCAAAAACGTTGAAATTCACATTTATATCATAAAATGTTACCAGACCTAAATCCACCCTTTGACAAAGTACAAGGACCAGGCTACTAAGAGACCTGAATGTACTCCAACACACGTGCATAAGATGGTGCTATACTGCTATCTGCGATGGGGATATACGCCATTTGGGGGTAGCCATGCTAAGGCGAAAATCAGTGTTACGATGACTCAGCTTTTGGTTTTTGACATACCCAAAATAGAGCATTCCTTAACTTTATGGATCTGACTTCTCCCACCGCAGTTTGGTGTCATATACAACAGGCAAATGCGTGGAATCCTCATTTTTCATTAGCTGTAACAGACAGTCAGGGAGTATAGTACATCTCCACAACCCTACCATTAATGATATAGAAGAAGGCATTTACAACTGTGTGTTCATTCTACGAATATAAGCTCAGAGCTCAGAGAGATGGTTCTTTAAAGATTTTGGTCTTGCATGAATTACCACCAATTGTATGTGAATACAAATTAAGAAACGCTGAGAGGATAAACTAACATCAGTTAAAGGATAAACTAACATCAGTTAATGTCGTAGCAAGTCAAACGCAACATGAACATCTATATTCTATGGTATAGGGCTTTACCTTTGAGATAAAAGTGTTATATTTCTCATCAATCCATTGGCGAGCCTCCGCATGCCCAGATTTGCTCTTCTGCATCAAATGTGCTAACACGAGTCCATGTATGAAGGACATCAAAATATCTGTTGCCGCTGCCTGCTTGTGGATGAAAATGTGAACACTGCCTCCCTTATCCAGCAAGAAATAGTTCTCTGAATAGATTTGTGAAGTAAAAGAAAAGTCAGCAACAGTTAGTTTAGTGTTACATTAACCAAGAGACGAGTTATACCATTTCTATAGTAGGGCCTTGTTTTTGCAATCTGCAGCCTATCAAATTTGACAAACAGAGTAAATGTTTCTTCCCCCATAGAGTGATAAACACATAAAAGCATAACTCAAAACTTAGTACTTACAAATCAGGGTGTGTAAGCCTTGAGGCTTTAGCACCTAAATGTACATGCTCATGTGGCAGTTTAATTCTAAGCAATTTCCGCCAGCTTGACCAAAATGGAAGAATATGCTCTTGCTTGGAAACCTGTTGTGGTGTGAGGACTAGGAAAATTCCACCCAAGAAATTTTGATGATTAAATAATGTAATGGCTTGCCATGGAATTTTTATTCACACAGatgaagcagcaaaagctaTTGTTAAGGAAATGATTTCATATGCCGTGAATAGTTCAACATCAACACATGAATTCATGATAAAATAGAGAAGCAGGACGTTTTCAGAGTGCAGTACACATTATACTTGAAATTTGTTACAATATGTTAGGTGCATCTAGTAATGGCCTGCTAACCACAAGCTGACCAAGCTTGGGCTTTTATTGATATAGAAGAAAATAATGGGCACAAAGCACATAGCATTAAGCCGCTGATGATATACAAACACTATTAcagtaaaatatatttacatccTCTTCAAGCTACTAACACTTTCCAGGGCTCATTAGCTTTTTTCGCATGCAATAGTGATAGCAAGAGCATGAATTTCATGATACCATGAAAAGGAAAATAGTGTACTCACCTTCACCATTGTCCATGAAGTACTGCAGCATGATGGAACTTCTCTCATAATTTAGTGTTGTGAGTGAAAGTGACTGCACTGCCTTGTAATTTGCTGAATAGTCCCAAATAAAACAAGATGTAAATAGAAGAGTTCCTGCAAATACTCGGTGGTGCTTCAAATTATCTAGTACAAAGTAGAAAAATGAGGTTTCAAACTAACCTATTCCTAAGAACAAAGTAGGAAAAGAACAAAACTTATTTAGTGAAAAGTTGGTATGGACCAGAAAGGAGGTTAGGACTCGGGATCCAGATAAAAATTATCTAGTTTAGCTAAATCCAGATTAGTGCCACGTCTGAATCTCTGGATACCTTAAACTGCCAGAATCCATAGAAAATTTCGATAGGAAATCCATGTATGCAGCATTCTTGTTATAACTGCTTTCTTCATGTTATTCAAGTGTACCATATTTGTTTCACTATTCATTTGTGTTTTTGTGGCAGTGTCCTGATGGAAAAACTTATCTACACACCTTTTGTTCATATTCCTCTGACCTCATAATTGAATAATATTCTTCAATTATAAAGGCCTtcttacaaaaataaataaataaatattggaaTGATGCACTCACCATACATATGGAATATCGTTAGAGAAAGGAATGAAACCCATACACCGAAAGCATGCCCTCTGGTAACATGGGCAAGAAGCATTCCCAGTCCCATTCCTAACATTGTTGCAAGTGTCTCCTGACTGCCCTCCTGAAAAGTTGAGTATGCTTCTGCAGCTACAGTTTAGAGAAATTTACCATCTAATTGCCATTTAGGATGTTACAAGATAATGCAAAGTTACCTTTGCGGATATATCAGCTGCATTATTGGCAAGTGCAAAATGCTGGGTTAACGCTGCTCTAGTTGCTCCACTAGCAACACCAGCTATACAGATAGTCAAATAATTAGTTAACGAACAaacattttaaaagaaaatttaaaaggTTATGAAATTCATCATGTAAATCCGCTTACTGAAGGATCGAGATAGGCTGCCTAAACACATTATAACAATCAATGATGAAGGAAACAGAGGGCTTAAGAGATCCATCAACATCCCTGCAAAACCAACAAACAAACTCTGCTAGCATACTTTGATACTACAAGGAATTCGCATTAAACAAAGGATTTTTTAAATCCAGATTCCATGTGAAATGCATTTGCAGGGGCATGTGACACATATGCTATTTAATATTCACCTACTATAGCAGAATAcctcaaaagaaaaatgaatgcTTAGTCTTGAATATAAATACCAAACGATTGCAGGACCTTTAAATTAGACGCCCGCATTCAAAGAATTAATACAGCGATTACTGATATAGACTATATTACCAAGGTCATTCATAAAGTCTGCAACTAGGCGCCACATTTTAGCATTGCTATCAAGGTTAGATCCCTGGGAAAAGTGAAAGCACAAAGAATTAGTACACCCTATAGACAAATAAAATACTGACCAAGCAAGTTATCTCATCAGTAAACAAACTATCAATGGCAATAAGATGGCATTGCCTATTCGAGTTAGCAAGAGAATTCGACACCTGATAAAAAGTGAACAGTATACCACCGAGCATTCCTGTCAAATCCCTGAGAAACCACTGCAAGAATAGCATGTAATTAAAGATGATGAGGAAATTGAAACTAAGCccataaaagaagaaaattgaGGAGGGAAAACACATACTAGACTGCAGAGCAAGTTACTACCAGCTGACTGCAGCTCAGGGCAATGAAAACAACAACCTAAGCAATCTATTTCATATATGCACAAATTTAAGACACAAAAAGAAGTTAACGTATGCTCATCAGAAACCATTTACGTTATGCCTAGCTCCTAAGAAAAACTGCAGAAGGCTAAACCATGACATGAAATCGAAATTTACCTGAAAAGTGGCACCTATAACCGTGGCAGATTTCTCACCTACTCCAATAGCGCCTAAAAGAGCCTGGAGTCCATTCAAAAATTAATATGGCATTCCATCTAGAACAGTGCAAAATATGACAGGACATGAGTGCAAGATGAGCGAAGATTGGGCAGCGTCAAGCTTACTTGAGTAGACAGCATTGCACGGATGTAAGTCGAGAGACCCTGCAAATAAGCAAAGCATAATACCAACTTGGCTAAGAACTTAGCCCAAAGCAGTTATTAAAAACGAAGGTAATAGACATTGTGACACACAGTTCATtgccacaagaaaaaaaattcacctGCAAGGTATCCCACATCTGGAACGGGACGTAATCCGGAGTGACGCTCCCAGGAAAGCCCTGCAGACAGAGAGGCAGCTCTCGCTCGTGAGTTACCAACAATTTTCAAAGTGTGAAAATGGAGAAGACTCCACGGCAGTAAATTCCATCAGACACCGGCCTTAATCACATGCTTTGCCCATGGTCGCCATTGACACGAAGAGGGCAAAGCAATCAATCAAGTCGCGTgttggtagtagtagtagtagtagtagttgaaCATGATCAATTCCTCGAGGGtgtttgcattgcattgcatctgTGCGAGTGTTATAGCAGGGGCGAGAAACGAGAGCAACGATTCCGCGTGCGAGGCGATGCGCACAACCACGGCGACTCACTCACCTCGGGCACGAAGGCGCCGAGCAGCCGGCCGCCGACCCGCCCCCACCGGCTTCCGAAcctgcgcgcgccgccgccgcgtcgcgggGTGAGATGGGTGAGCGGGGGCAAAGCGGATCCGAGGGAGGAGGAACGGGGGTTCACCTGCgggaggcgagggaggaggagggggaggcggtgaGGACGGCGGTGcgggagagcgcggcggcggaggagcccgcCCACTCCTCGACCGTCAcccaccccgccgcctccgcctccgccgcctccgtggCCGCCGCACTCCGGGAGCGGGAGGAGTCCATGATGCCAACCAATCGCCCACCACCTCGTAAGCCGGCCGcccacgccggcggcgcggatctggatcggacgccgccccgcgcccgccgccgccacggctcGGAGCTCTGCTTCCGCGTGCAGTGCAGGGCACGTCGCGGGCTTCTGCTCAGCTCAAGACGAGGAGACTGGTGGAGTTTCTGCTTCTTTTTGTCAGACTCACGTGTGCTAATGACAATCGGACTAGTGTGCATCGGGAGGGACCCACTGGATAagctaagagcaagtacaataggaGGCTGTAAGCCCGTATAGATGAGAGAAAGGAGAAGCGGACTAGTCGACTTGACACAAGAATCAATAAATTCTGTGAGAGACATGTGGGAGAGCTAACTATtattccctccatctatttttgatatgcatatttccaaatctgaaaaatttatttttgataggcatatttcaatccaataacatatcatcttaatgactttctcggatttaatacgTGACTCTTCATTTTTCCACACAAGATTTGCTATATggacatcgagaaatgtaaatattaatgattCATTTGTTTacaaggaatgactagtagcatatttaaatggatgataactGGAATTATTTAtcattggtctgtgtgccaagatgaaatatgactatcaaaagtagatggagggagaaTATGGGTATGCTGAGAGAATACTTGCAAAGTGTattattaaccttgctctaacACGCACGATGATAAAAAAGCTTCTTCTATATTCTGAGCTAATGACAATCGGACTAGTGTGCATCGGGAGGGACCCACTGGGTAGACGCTCGATGATAAAAAGCTTCTTCTATATTCTGCCAGGAATCGGTTCCAATTTCGTGAAATTACTGCAAAAATTTCTCCATTACAAATTCGGAAGAGATTCAGAAGCCCAATGGACGGCGCTTTGCAGCAAACTGTATTACTGTTTTTGAATGAACAAAAGAACTGCGTTGTACTCGTGCTCTATTCAATGGAATTGATACATTCTAGTGCCGGCTCGttcattaaaaataataataaaaaaaagaactacgTTGTAATTGCATTTGGATAGAACAAAATGTTGGAAGGTACATATGGTATGGAATTTGGAGTGCATCAGTTAGGTCCAAATATGGGCTTTGAAGACCCAGAAGAACTACTGCCCACCAACAATCCTGGTTTCCAACACCCCCAAAAAAATACTGAGTAGATGAAGGATGATCAGTTTCCTTATCTCTTCTACGCTTGTAAACGTTGAAACTTGGCTGACATTGCATTTTTCACACTTATATTCGTGAAATGAACTTTACTTGACGGAGAAATCAGAAATTCCTCTGGATCAGTCCTACAAAACAGGGAACTACTTCAGGCCTTCAGGGCTTCATGCAGCTTCCTCAACTTCTGATCTTGTGTCCATTGACAAGCCGGTTAGTTCACGGGCATCTGTATCGATCTTTTCGTTGAAATGATCCCTGAGGAACTCCACTGCCATGAACGTGAATGC from Oryza glaberrima chromosome 3, OglaRS2, whole genome shotgun sequence carries:
- the LOC127766600 gene encoding protein root UVB sensitive 3, with protein sequence MDSSRSRSAAATEAAEAEAAGWVTVEEWAGSSAAALSRTAVLTASPSSSLASRRFGSRWGRVGGRLLGAFVPEGFPGSVTPDYVPFQMWDTLQGLSTYIRAMLSTQALLGAIGVGEKSATVIGATFQWFLRDLTGMLGGILFTFYQGSNLDSNAKMWRLVADFMNDLGMLMDLLSPLFPSSLIVIMCLGSLSRSFTGVASGATRAALTQHFALANNAADISAKEGSQETLATMLGMGLGMLLAHVTRGHAFGVWVSFLSLTIFHMYANYKAVQSLSLTTLNYERSSIMLQYFMDNGEVLTPQQVSKQEHILPFWSSWRKLLRIKLPHEHVHLGAKASRLTHPDLLQIAKTRPYYRNENYFLLDKGGSVHIFIHKQAAATDILMSFIHGLVLAHLMQKSKSGHAEARQWIDEKYNTFISKLQVEGYSTERLLSHSIVWRAHWVHGPSEEKLE